CCTTATTCCAGAATCTTTAGAGTCAATGGTAAAACTTGGTTCTCGTGTTCATGTTCCATTTGGCAATGGAAATAGATTACTCCAAGGGTTTGTTATTGGAATAAGAAACTATAGTGCCGATGATCAACATCTCAAAAGAATAGATTCTGTTTTAGATGACCAACCTGTCTTAAATGAAGACCAGCTGAACTTAGCTGAAGCAATTAGGCATAAGGTGTTTTCTTATAAGATCTCTATACTGAAGTCAATGATTCCCAACTTACTCAATTCTGATTATGATAGAGAGTTAAGGGCAGCTCCTAATCTTTCAGATGAGGACAGATTATCTTTATTTGGAAAAAAAGAAACCGTCCTTTTTTCACAGTTAGATCAGTCAAAACAAAATAAAGCACGTTTATTAATACAAGCAAAATACATCTCTTCACGCTATCTAGCAAAAGATAAAAAACGTTATAAGACAATTCAGCTCTATGAAGTAGACAGCGCCAGTTTAGAAACTATTGAGATATCAAATAGAGCAAAAAAAAGACAGGCTTTAAAGGAGTATTTACTTTCTGGAAATCAATCTGGAAAGCTTTCGCAACTTAAAGAACTATTCTCAAGAGATGTAGTATCTTATTTTATAAAACACCATTTGATTAACATTAAAGAAGTTAATATTAATCGAAGTGAACAATATTTTGATAACATTACCCAAACATCTTTTTTAGATTTAAATGCTGAGCAAGAAAATGCGGTATCAAAGATTTCAGCAAGTATTGGAATGGATTCCAAACCTTTTTTACTTGAAGGTATTACAGGCTCAGGGAAAACAGAAGTTTACTTACATATTATTGATGCTGTTCTAAAACAAGGAAAGACAGCCATCGTATTAGTTCCTGAAATTTCATTAACGCCACAAATGACAAAACGCTTTATATCACGATTTGGAGAAAAGGTAGCAATTATGCATTCAGGTTTATCAGATGGTGAAAAATTTGATGAATGGCGAAAAATCAAGTCAAATCAAGCAAAAGTCGTTGTCGGTGCTCGTTCAGCTATATTTTCACCACTCGAAAATATAGGTGCTATCATTATTGATGAAGAACATGAAGCTAGTTATAAACAAGAATCAAATCCAAGATACCATGCCAGAGACGTTGCCTTGATAAGGGCAAAATCGCATAAAGCTGCTCTTGTCCTCGGATCAGCAACGCCAAGTATTGAAAGTCGTGCGAGAGCTAGCAAAGGAAGGTATGAATTTTTACAACTTACCAAACGAGCTAATCCTCAAGCTAAGATTCCTAAAGTCGATATCGTTGATTTTAGAGACTATTTAGGACAACAAGAAACATCAAATTATACCCCTTATTTATTAGATAAAATTGCGGATCGTCTAAATAAAAATGAACAAATTGTACTTTTACTAAATAGAAGAGGCTATTCTAGCTTTGTCATGTGTCGTGAATGTGGTTATGTTGACCAATGTCCAAATTGTGATATCTCTTTAACCTTACATATGGACACAAAAACAATGAATTGTCATTATTGTGGTTTC
This Streptococcus urinalis 2285-97 DNA region includes the following protein-coding sequences:
- a CDS encoding primosomal protein N', giving the protein MANKIAHIIVDIPLMQTDKPFSYLIPESLESMVKLGSRVHVPFGNGNRLLQGFVIGIRNYSADDQHLKRIDSVLDDQPVLNEDQLNLAEAIRHKVFSYKISILKSMIPNLLNSDYDRELRAAPNLSDEDRLSLFGKKETVLFSQLDQSKQNKARLLIQAKYISSRYLAKDKKRYKTIQLYEVDSASLETIEISNRAKKRQALKEYLLSGNQSGKLSQLKELFSRDVVSYFIKHHLINIKEVNINRSEQYFDNITQTSFLDLNAEQENAVSKISASIGMDSKPFLLEGITGSGKTEVYLHIIDAVLKQGKTAIVLVPEISLTPQMTKRFISRFGEKVAIMHSGLSDGEKFDEWRKIKSNQAKVVVGARSAIFSPLENIGAIIIDEEHEASYKQESNPRYHARDVALIRAKSHKAALVLGSATPSIESRARASKGRYEFLQLTKRANPQAKIPKVDIVDFRDYLGQQETSNYTPYLLDKIADRLNKNEQIVLLLNRRGYSSFVMCRECGYVDQCPNCDISLTLHMDTKTMNCHYCGFQKPIPRFCPNCQSSSIRYYGSGTQKAYDELSELFPQARISRMDVDTTRQKGSHEKILTQFGKGESDILLGTQMIAKGLDFPNVTLVGVLNADTSLNLPDFRSSERTFQLLMQVAGRAGRAEKSGEVVIQTYNPNHYAIKLAKEQDYEAFYQYEMAIRKQMAYPPYYFTVGLTLSHTSEEMAMQKSYEVMEMLRQGLTDKVRILGPTPKPIARTHNLYHFQILIKYRFEEHLEENLNQILNWTQEKANQKVRVIIDNEPQNLL